From one Lolium rigidum isolate FL_2022 chromosome 4, APGP_CSIRO_Lrig_0.1, whole genome shotgun sequence genomic stretch:
- the LOC124706121 gene encoding probable membrane-associated kinase regulator 4, giving the protein MASRRGEEARRDQVLQEEEDYIDMDLGFAAAGREFEFHHMSAPLAGRAGEPQLPLASPADELFYKGKLLPLHLPPRAQMVEDLLLDRCAAAGVGRGRGRHLAVSTAPATPCERSRGASPANSCFVSGELNVEEFFRDYAAGLAYADDAAAAAGEKQQRPWSRRLRFVTRQLNLGRQLKASRAYLKTMFAAPKPAGNADDKPVLGSKDLSSHPHGHGGHLRAWKKNPFGQVRSNRCIAADQSSGSGAGHRRSFSSVIVRYSASNKTSPAPPAPSSCSSTSSSCKSSTSTSSSVRSSSGSDGAGAPALRRSSSASSEAENPIQGLIAYCKKSQQLASVRKSASDTGFRFLSSSAASKVAAESEGLDELVEICRG; this is encoded by the coding sequence ATGGCGAGCAGGAGAGGGGAGGAGGCGCGGCGTGATCAGGTtctccaggaggaggaggactacatCGACATGGACCTGGGCTTcgcggcggcggggagggagTTCGAGTTCCACCACATGTCGGCGCCGCTGGCCGGCCGGGCGGGGGAGCCGCAGCTGCCGCTGGCGTCGCCGGCCGACGAGCTCTTCTACAAGGGCAAGCTGCTGCCGCTGCACCTGCCTCCGCGCGCCCAGATGGTCGAGGACCTCCTGCTCGACCGCTGCGCCGCGGCCGGCGTCGGCAGGGGGAGGGGGCGGCACCTCGCCGTCAGCACCGCCCCGGCCACGCCCTGCGAGCGCTCCCGCGGCGCGTCCCCGGCCAACTCGTGCTTCGTCAGCGGGGAGCTCAACGTGGAGGAGTTCTTCCGGGACTACGCGGCCGGCCTGGCCTacgccgacgacgccgccgcggccgcgggcGAGAAGCAGCAGAGGCCCTGGTCCAGGAGGCTCCGGTTCGTCACGCGGCAGCTCAACCTCGGCCGCCAGCTCAAGGCCTCCAGGGCCTACCTCAAGACCATGTTCGCCGCGCCGAAACCAGCGGGAAACGCCGACGACAAGCCCGTTCTTGGCTCAAAGGACCTCTCGTCCCACCCCCATGGCCATGGCGGCCATCTCCGGGCGTGGAAGAAGAACCCGTTCGGCCAGGTCAGAAGCAACAGGTGCATCGCCGCTGATCAGAGCAGCGGAAGCGGCGCCGGCCACCGGAGGTCCTTCTCCAGCGTCATCGTCCGGTACTCGGCGTCCAACAAGACGTCCCCCGCGCCCCCGGCGCCGTCTTCGTGCTCTTCAACATCGTCGTCCTGcaagtcctccacctccacctcgtcgtCGGTCCGCAGCTCGAGCGGCTCCGACGGTGCGGGGGCGCCGGCGCTGCGGAGGAGCAGCAGCGCGAGCTCCGAGGCGGAGAACCCCATCCAGGGCCTCATCGCCTACTGCAAGAAGTCCCAGCAGCTGGCCTCGGTGCGCAAGAGCGCCAGCGACACCGGGTTCAGGTTCCTGTCCTCGTCGGCGGCGTCCAAGGTCGCCGCGGAATCCGAGGGCCTGGACGAGCTCGTCGAGATTTGCAGAGGGTGA